The genomic segment TACGCCCGGGACGAAGGAGGCGCGGTCGATCGAGTCGTGCCGGATGGTGAGGGTCTCGCCCTGGGTGCCGAACAGCACCTCCTGATGGGCGACCAGGCCGGCCAGGCGGATCGAGTGGACCCGGACGTCGTCGACGTCGGCGCCGCGCGCGCCGTCGAGGGCGGTGCTGGTGGCGTCGGGGCTGCGGCCGACGCCGGCGGCCCGCCGGGCGGCCGCGATGAGGCCCGCGGTGCGGTAGGCGGTGCCCGACGGCGCGTCGGCCTTGTTCGGGTGGTGCAGCTCGATGACCTCGACGGACTCGAACCAGCGCGCGGCCTGTTCGGCGAACCGCATGGTGAGGACCGCGCCGATCGCGAAGTTGGGGGCGATCAGGACACCGACCTCGGGGTTCCCGGCCAGCCGCTCCCGCACCTCGGCCAGGCGCGTGTCGTCGAAGCCGGTGGTGCCGACGACGGCGTGGATGCCGTGGTCGATCAGCCACTTCAGATTCGGCATCACCACGTCCGGGTGGGTGAAGTCGACGACGACCTGGGTACCGGCCGCGGTGAACGCGTCCAGCGCGTCGTCCTTGTCGACCCGGGCCACCAGTTCCAGATCGGCGGCCGCCTCGACGGCCGCGCAGATCGCCTGCCCGACCCTGCCCTGCGCGCCGAGCACACCCACCCGGATCCGGTTCGTCGTCACCTGCCCACTCCTCACATACCTGCGGATCGAAGTCGTTCCGATCGAGAGCCTATCGGTCCGCGGATCGGTGATCGGCACGCCGGTCACGCGGCCGCGGGCGGCGATCAGTCGAACATGATGACCTGACGCAGGCCGTGGCCCGCGGCCAGTTCGTCCATCGCGTGGTTGACCTCGTCCAGGCCGATCCGGGTCGAGATCAGCCGCTCCACCGGCAGGCGGCCCGCGCGCCACATGCGCACGTACTCCGGGATGTCGCGGGACGGCACCGCCGAACCGAGATAGCTGCCGACGATGGACCGGCCCTGGGCGACCAGGCCGAGTGGCGAAATGCTCGCTCGCGCTTCGGGATTCGGCAGACCGACGGTGACGGTGACACCACCCGGCGCGGTCGCGGCGACGGCGGTCTCGAAGGCCCGGACGTTGCCCGCGGCCTCGACCACGATCTCGGCCTGGACATGCTGTTCGGCCAGTTCCGCCGGGCTGAACACGCGGGTGGCGCCGAGTTCGGTGGCCAGCGCCAGCTTCTCCGGCAGCGTGTCGACCGCGATGACCTCGGTGCCGAGTTCCGCGCGCAGCGAGGCCGCGGCCAGGACGGCCGCCATGCCCACGCCGCCGAGGCCGACCACCATGACCCGGTCGCCGCGGCCCGGTTTCGCCGAATTGAACAGTGCGCCACCGCCGGTCAGCACCGCGCAGCCCAGCACCGCCGCGATCTCGGGCGGCACGTCGTCGTCGACGGGAACCACCGAGTGCCGGTCGACCACCGCGTGGGTGGCGAAGCCGGACACCCCGAGGTGATGGTTGACCGGCTCGCCGTGCCGCAGCAACCGGCGGCCGCCCGCGAGCAGCTCACCGGCGTTGTTCGACATACTGCCGGGAATGCAGGGGGTGCGGCCGTTGGTGGCGCACCCCTCGCACCGGCCGCAGCGCGGCAGGAAGGTCATCACCACCCGCTGCCCGACCGACAGATCGCTCTCGTCGCCGCCGATCTGCTCGATCCGGCCGGCGGCCTCGTGCCCGAGCAGCATCGGCAGCGGACGCACCCGGTTGCCGTCCACCACCGACAGGTCCGAATGGCACAGGCCGGCCGCCTCGATCCGGATCAGCAGCTCACCGGGACCGGGCTCGGCGAGATCCAGCTCCGAGACGACGATGGGTTTCGAGTCCGCATAGGGCGCCGGCGCCCCGATCTGTTCCAGTACGGCTCCGCGAATCCTCATGCCCCGACGCTACCGCCGACCCCCGACACCAGTGCGCGGCGGGCGCGGACACCCCGGCTCCGGCCCGGGATGCTCGGCGGGGCTCGAAGTGCTCCGGCAGGGGACGCTCGGCAGGGCTCGCATCGCGGCAGCCGGGCCGCCGCGGCCGGCCCGGCGCACGGCGGCGCGGTGCCC from the Nocardia sp. BMG111209 genome contains:
- the dapB gene encoding 4-hydroxy-tetrahydrodipicolinate reductase; the encoded protein is MTTNRIRVGVLGAQGRVGQAICAAVEAAADLELVARVDKDDALDAFTAAGTQVVVDFTHPDVVMPNLKWLIDHGIHAVVGTTGFDDTRLAEVRERLAGNPEVGVLIAPNFAIGAVLTMRFAEQAARWFESVEVIELHHPNKADAPSGTAYRTAGLIAAARRAAGVGRSPDATSTALDGARGADVDDVRVHSIRLAGLVAHQEVLFGTQGETLTIRHDSIDRASFVPGVLLGVRRIADRPGLTVGIDPLLDL
- a CDS encoding alcohol dehydrogenase catalytic domain-containing protein, whose product is MRIRGAVLEQIGAPAPYADSKPIVVSELDLAEPGPGELLIRIEAAGLCHSDLSVVDGNRVRPLPMLLGHEAAGRIEQIGGDESDLSVGQRVVMTFLPRCGRCEGCATNGRTPCIPGSMSNNAGELLAGGRRLLRHGEPVNHHLGVSGFATHAVVDRHSVVPVDDDVPPEIAAVLGCAVLTGGGALFNSAKPGRGDRVMVVGLGGVGMAAVLAAASLRAELGTEVIAVDTLPEKLALATELGATRVFSPAELAEQHVQAEIVVEAAGNVRAFETAVAATAPGGVTVTVGLPNPEARASISPLGLVAQGRSIVGSYLGSAVPSRDIPEYVRMWRAGRLPVERLISTRIGLDEVNHAMDELAAGHGLRQVIMFD